The DNA window TGAATGTTTCTGTTGCTTGTGGCGCGATTTTATATGAAGCTGTAAGACAGAAAATATTGAAATAAGTTAATTCGATAACACACAACACTTAAAAAATCAGAAAATGAAAAACATAGCAGCATTAGCGCTTATCTCATCTATAGCTCTTGTATCTTGTAAAAAAGAAACGGCAAAAATCACGAAAGTAGATCCTAAAACAGGAAAAACAGTTACGGTGGAAGTTCCTGCTGATTCTGTAGCAAAAGTTGCAGAAAATCCGGCAATCAGAGACTCTGCAGGGATTGTGAAACAAACTTTTAAACTTGAAAAAGGAAAAACATATCCTCTTACCACTTACCAGAGAGATGTGAAAACAATGACAGATCCTCAGGGAAAATCTATTACCGCTACCAGCGAATCTACAGATGAAATGAACTTCACCGTAGATGATATCAAAGGAAACGTATATGATATGACCCTTAATCTTGTTGCAAAAAGAAGTTCTCAGTCTGCACAGGGAAAAACGGTTGTGGTAGATACAAAACAACCTCTTCCTAAAGAAGATGAGCTTAAAATGATCTGGAATATCAACAGAGCACTTACCGGCAATAAGCTTAACATGAAAATGGATACAAAAGGAAATGTAATCTCCATCACAGGTTTTGATGCAGTTTATACCAAAGTATCTACAGCTGTAGGAACGCTTATTAAAGATGCGAACGAGAAAGCCAGTGTGGTAGCAAGTCTTAAGGGATCTTTCAATGAAAAAGTATTAAAAGATCAGTTTAATAAAAATCTAACGATTATTCCTAAAAAAGGAGTAAAAGTAGGTGAAAAATGGACAACTTCTGAAAACGCAGATGCAACCGGAAGCGTTAAAGTTACTTCAAACTATGTTTTGAAAAGTCTTGGTAACGGAACTGCAGAAATTGCTGTAACAGGAGGTATTCCTAAGAAAACAGAGAAGAAAGCTCAGGGACCTATTACGCACAGTCTGAGCAGTGAGCTAGTTCAGAACGGAACGATCAAGTTTGACGAAAGCACAGGATGGATTACCAACCAGAACATCAATGTAGTTACTACACAGATAGAAAGCATTTCAGACGGAAAACAATCTCAGTCTATGAAAAGTGTTTCAAAATCTTCTGTAATGGTAAACCCTTCTGCTAAATAATTCAATAAAAACGTTTGAGGTTGGGAACTCAAGGGAAGCTTTATATTCTCAGCCTTGAACTTTAAATTTAAAAAGTTATGAAGTACATTCTTGAGTTAGTACTATCTGCCATCATTATTTTCTTTGTCTGGAATATTCTGAAAAGGATATTCTTCAAGACATTTTATAGTTATTGGTTCAATAATAATGATAACGCGAATAAGAAAGAGCAGGATATACACAACTCGAATAAGAATAATCAAAACCTTAAATGGGATGCGGAAACCGTAGACTATGAAGAGGTGAAAGAGACTAAAGACAAAAGGTAAAAATTCCAAGAAATAAGATAATAACCAGCATGGCAAAAAACAAAAACTTAATTTATATTGCGATTTCATTAGTAGTATTTATAGTTTTAGCATTTTTATATTCCACTCCTGTATTTACAGGGAAACAGCTTTTCCAGCATGATATTGTACAATACAGAGGAGGCGCAAAAGAACTGCTCGACTATAGAGCCAATACCGGAAATGAAACCTATTGGAGTGATTCCATGTTTGGAGGAATGCCGACTTATCAGATGGGAAGCCAGTTTAAAGGCGATATCATCAAGAAAATCGACAGCAATCTGAATTTTTTACCGAGACCGGTTAATTATCTGTTCCTGCTTTTCGCAGGTTTTTTCCTTTTGGGAATGGTAGTGGTGAGAAACTGGAAATATGCTCTGTTAGGAGCCACTTTCTTTGGACTATCCACTTATTTTTATATTATTATCGCGGCGGGACACAATGGTAAAGTAAACACTATTGAATATTTCGCACCGCTTTTAGCCGGAATTCTATTAGTTTATATCCGGAAACAATACATCTGGGGATTCATTGTCACGACCCTTTTCATGGGACTTCAAATTGCAGCGAACCACCCGCAGATGACCTATTATCTGTTTATAGCACTAGGATTTTTATTCCTCTCGGAATTGATCAGAGCAATACAGAAAAAAACTCCGATGAAACATTTCCTTATTTCATCAGGAATCATTGCAGCATCCTGCCTTATTGGTGTTGGTATGAATTCACAAAGGATTATGGCCAATTCTGAGTATGTAAAGGAAACAGTGCGTGGAAAACAGATTCTGACAAACGACAGCCATACTTCCGGAAAATCAGGAATGGACAAGGAAAGCATGCTGATGTGGAGCTACGGAAAACTGGAAACATTAAACCTGTTTATTCCAAGATTAATGGGTGGTGGTAGCCAGGAACCGGAAGGAAAAGAAATGATGAACAAAGTTCAGGAACTTGTTCAGGAAAATGTAGGCTCACAGGCTGAAATGGATAGAATCTCCAAAGGATTCAGCGGAATGACCTATTGGGGTGACCAACCGGGAACTTCAGGTCCGGCTTATCAGGGAGCAATCGTATGTTTTCTTGCTGTATTAGGATTTTTCTTTGCCTGGAAAAAGTACCGTTATTGGGTTCTGGGAGCATCAATCCTTACTGTTTTATTGGCTTGGGGAAGCAATTTCATGCTATTATCAGACTTCTTTATCGACTATGTGCCATTCTATAATAAATTCAGGGCTCCTTCTTCAATCTTAGTGGTTGTAGAATTGTTATTCCCTTTAATTGCCATGTTAGGGTTGTACAGATTCTTTACTGATGAAAAGCTGACAGAAGAATACAAGCAAAAAATCCTGACGTACGTAAGTGGTGGAACATTAGGATTATTACTTATTCTTTTAGTATTTGGAAAATCATTGC is part of the Chryseobacterium lactis genome and encodes:
- a CDS encoding DUF6263 family protein; the protein is MKNIAALALISSIALVSCKKETAKITKVDPKTGKTVTVEVPADSVAKVAENPAIRDSAGIVKQTFKLEKGKTYPLTTYQRDVKTMTDPQGKSITATSESTDEMNFTVDDIKGNVYDMTLNLVAKRSSQSAQGKTVVVDTKQPLPKEDELKMIWNINRALTGNKLNMKMDTKGNVISITGFDAVYTKVSTAVGTLIKDANEKASVVASLKGSFNEKVLKDQFNKNLTIIPKKGVKVGEKWTTSENADATGSVKVTSNYVLKSLGNGTAEIAVTGGIPKKTEKKAQGPITHSLSSELVQNGTIKFDESTGWITNQNINVVTTQIESISDGKQSQSMKSVSKSSVMVNPSAK
- a CDS encoding YfhO family protein; translation: MAKNKNLIYIAISLVVFIVLAFLYSTPVFTGKQLFQHDIVQYRGGAKELLDYRANTGNETYWSDSMFGGMPTYQMGSQFKGDIIKKIDSNLNFLPRPVNYLFLLFAGFFLLGMVVVRNWKYALLGATFFGLSTYFYIIIAAGHNGKVNTIEYFAPLLAGILLVYIRKQYIWGFIVTTLFMGLQIAANHPQMTYYLFIALGFLFLSELIRAIQKKTPMKHFLISSGIIAASCLIGVGMNSQRIMANSEYVKETVRGKQILTNDSHTSGKSGMDKESMLMWSYGKLETLNLFIPRLMGGGSQEPEGKEMMNKVQELVQENVGSQAEMDRISKGFSGMTYWGDQPGTSGPAYQGAIVCFLAVLGFFFAWKKYRYWVLGASILTVLLAWGSNFMLLSDFFIDYVPFYNKFRAPSSILVVVELLFPLIAMLGLYRFFTDEKLTEEYKQKILTYVSGGTLGLLLILLVFGKSLLGFATEGEKTYFPPFLLDYLVDERYKLFRIDAIKAFIYVAIAAAVLFLSLKKKLNQNIALVVIGVVSLFDLWTVNKRYLNDENYVDKIFAENPFQTESSDLLAEKVQANPNLASILSSININKTLETIAEKDKAHYRIYNQTLGVTSETNTSYFKSSIGGYHAVKLRRYDDLLNEYISTIDSVKTPKILNLLNTKYMVFGGPDQPQVVPNPKANGNAWFVSDLKFVDTPNEEIKSIGVIDNKKTAVIASSDKSYFSNKPVQADSTAFINLTKYQPNELEFKSQSKTPQLAVFSEVYYPHGWKVLIDEKEVPYIKADYLLRAVHVPAGSHHIRMVFEPEVIEKGKWISLLSFGLFIALAAFGLFWINKNKKKETLTEQKA